In Ostrinia nubilalis chromosome 10, ilOstNubi1.1, whole genome shotgun sequence, a single genomic region encodes these proteins:
- the LOC135075606 gene encoding uncharacterized protein LOC135075606 — protein sequence MYVLRLARDQTGQQNSGVLQTVISTISGEGEKRNDSEQAKYLEDLLAKQASHHLPSSPNSSSSTFLPVKEENSDDEEVSMSTGIYSEFQLKECSVLLSRLMPNIVTVKSEATDMTSDLDLDDPLGDDHRTMSPDAFVKYEESSPKHQDLEEFQPNESSSSESEDDDPIRIQQSSSGILKKNETNYPSNIQGHPGKSIVSAQPEIVESNDSNNKKRNRDDKKSSDIKSEKRTRKVTREYRKIKWESDFQSFQGAFKKFRGPEPGPCKLYDTPFEAFTDIWTVDIMSHIVKQTNKHVKWIIRAKGNVSDLANWTDLDFEELMILFAIYIYIGFDKRLWNEEYYNQEPLFKTLMSHRRFCLLTKFLYFGSFSYHRSYDYCDEMAKLMASPSKQLQILTDVIFHLNKKFSFLYTLKQDIAINESLTAIPDQSSDRIPFIKPYDVRSYEICEVNTGYLYKFQITEEKAKSGLIFNGVSLRSSDIIFGLLEDLRNMGHCVTSVPYHISPFLARRFKRKGFNCFGKLDIINSLNIPYDFRGQGSRITGFSTATRIARHSHDVSILQWNEADNEQLSLISNFHSNTNFFDVEAGMPSVKPQVVRDYKVAMEKLNEKNQNLRRYLIGQETDLIWYQKMFLNLLNASVHNAHVLYYWSLIQREKHAMIYKEFRKELAISIMNKYRHGLSKGKSKSGYDVIKIESSYQSSRNRLASDLIEDDENTVDKRLGSQSHLVHEPMYDEPSTAIVPKFCVVCFRMGLKNLVRSRCVTCNEHMCFQRCWMTWHSETNLKKYKELS from the exons ATGTACGTTTTACGCTTGGCGCGTGACCAGACGGGCCAACAAAACAGCGGTGTTCTTCAGACAGTAATATCGACTATAAG TGGCGAAGGTGAAAAAAGAAATGATTCTGAACAGGCCAAATATTTAGAAGATCTCCTCGCAAAGCAAGCAAGTCATCACTTACCATCTAGTCCGAATTCTTCAAGTTCTACCTTTTTACCCGTTAAAGAAGAAAATTCCGACGATGAAGAAGTTTCGATGTCTACAGGAATTTATTCAGAATTCCAGCTAAAAGAATGTAGTGTTTTATTGTCACGTTTAATGCCAAATATTGTAACTGTGAAATCTGAAGCTACAGATATGACTTCTGATTTAGATTTAGATGATCCACTTGGCGACGACCATCGAACGATGTCGCCGGACGCATTTGTAAAGTATGAAGAGAGCTCTCCTAAACATCAAGACCTGGAGGAATTCCAGCCTAATGAAAGTAGTAGTTCGGAAAGCGAAGATGATGATCCTATTAGGATACAACAAAGTTCATCAGGTATCCTTAAAAAGAACGAAACGAATTATCCGTCCAATATTCAAGGGCATCCTGGGAAGTCAATAGTTTCTGCACAACCTGAAATTGTAGAAAGTAATGATTCCAATAATAAGAAAAGGAATAGGGATGATAAGAAATCGTCTGatataaaatctgaaaaaagaacCAGAAAAGTAACTAGAGAGTACAGAAAAATTAAATGGGAAAGCGATTTTCAATCCTTTCAAGGAGCTTTTAAAAAGTTTAGAGGACCTGAACCTGGACCATGCAAACTTTACGACACACCCTTTGAAGCCTTCACCGATATATGGACTGTAGATATCATGAGCCATATTGTGAAACAAACTAATAAGCATGTAAAATGGATAATTAGGGCTAAAGGAAATGTGTCAGATTTAGCTAACTGGACCGACTTAGATTTCGAAGAGTTAATGATTCTCTTCGCTATTTACATTTACATAGGGTTCGATAAGCGCTTGTGGAACGAAGAATATTACAACCAAGAACCTTTATTCAAGACATTGATGAGCCACCGTCGTTTTTGCCTCTTAACGAAGTTTCTTTATTTTGGCAGTTTCTCGTATCATAGAAGTTATGATTATTGTGATGAAATGGCAAAACTGATGGCTTCACCGTCAAAGCAACTACAAATACTTACTGACGTAATCTTTCATCTGAATAAAAAATTTTCTTTCTTATATACTTTAAAACAAGATATTGCTATTAATGAATCATTGACCGCAATCCCAGACCAGTCATCTGATAGAATACCCTTTATTAAGCCTTATGACGTGAGATCGTATGAAATTTGCGAAGTAAATACGGGCTACTTATACAAATTCCAAATTACTGAGGAGAAGGCGAAGTCTGGCTTAATTTTTAATGGTGTTTCTTTGAGAAGTTCTGAtattatttttggtttattAGAGGATTTGAGAAATATGGGTCATTGTGTTACATCAGTTCCTTAccacatttcaccatttttagcGCGGCGTTTTAAAAGAAAGGGTTTTAATTGTTTTGGAAAATTGGATATTATTAACAGTCTTAACATTCCTTATGACTTCAGGGGTCAAGGGAGCAGAATAACAGGTTTTAGCACTGCTACACGAATAGCTCGTCATAGTCATGATGTTTCCATTTTACAATGGAACGAGGCTGACAACGAACAGTTAAGTTTGATATCAAACTTCCACAGTAATACAAATTTCTTTGATGTAGAAGCAGGTATGCCGTCAGTGAAGCCTCAGGTGGTGCGAGACTACAAAGTGGCAATGGAAAAACTGAACGAAAAGAATCAAAACCTCCGTAGATATTTAATTGGACAAGAGACAGATCTAATTTGGTATCAAAAGATGTTTTTGAATCTGCTAAATGCAAGTGTACACAATGCTCACGTTTTATATTATTGGTCTTTGATTCAGCGTGAAAAACATGCTATGATCTATAAAGAATTTCGTAAGGAACTTGCTATTTCTATAATGAATAAGTATCGCCACGGTTTGAGTAAAGGCAAATCGAAGTCGGGATACGACGTAATCAAAATAGAGTCATCGTACCAAAGTTCGCGAAACCGGCTTGCTAGTGATCTAATAGAAGATGATGAGAATACTGTCGATAAAAGATTAGGCTCTCAATCTCACTTGGTGCATGAGCCTATGTACGACGAACCTTCAACGGCAATCGTTCCAAAGTTTTGTGTCGTTTGCTTTCGGATGGGATTAAAGAATTTGGTTCGATCGCGATGCGTCACTTGCAACGAACACATGTGCTTTCAGAGGTGCTGGATGACGTGGCATTCAGaaacaaacctcaaaaaatACAAGGAACTTTCATGA